Within the Armatimonadota bacterium genome, the region CTGTCCCAGTTCGTCAGCGGGTTCGGGTGCGACCTGCACCTCCTTCAGATAAGGCAGCCTTCCCAAACGCTCACGCTCGCGCTGTAGTTTGGGCAGCGAGTAAATCTCGCCCGGGCGCAGCTGCAGGTTGCGCAAGATGGCACTGCTGCGGGTACGCCGATTGCCCGTGACGCGCACCCCGCGGATCAGTCCCTCCGCGATACGCACAACCAGTGTGCCGTCCGGCTGCCGTTCCAGCCCGACCACTCGCGCAAGCGGATAGCCCTTCTGCTCATACAGCTTCTGAATAGCCTCCGCGTCCTGACGCAACCGCTCCTCATCGAACGCACTGCCGACCCGGGTCTGCATCACCGAGAGAATCTCCTCTGCGGGCAGCACCGTCGATCCGTCGGCGTGGGAACCGTACAAGCGGATAGCGGTCACCGTTTGTGGCTGAGCAAGAGCCGCGGTGGCGAGAACGAAAACCGCGATAAAAGCCATCCAGCACCGAAACATGCGAGGCAACCTCCTTGGTTTCAGTATAATACCTTGCCGATGATACTGCTCAGAGGAATAGGACCGAATGTACGACTGTCCTCCGATACCTCCAGGTTATCACCGACTACGTAAATATGGTTGGCGGGCACACGGGTACCATCTGGGGCGGTTTCGTAGGGCAAAGCCACCACCCGTTTCACCAGCAGCTGCCCCTCGCGCGTAAACACCACCACATCACCTCGTTTCAAGGCACCGAACAACAGCCCCCCCTTGCCCACCAGGATCACCTGTCCATCGTGAAAAGTCGGCTCCATCGATTTGCCTCTGACCACCGACAGAGTGAAAAAGTTGTGATAGAGGAAGGCGATAATCAAAAAGACAAATAAAGCTACGGCTTGTCTCAACCAGCGTTGTTGTTTCGCCGTCTGTTCCGGTTTCGCGGCGGGTTCGGGTTGCATGGCGGAGCCTCCCTTTGTGCGAATGGTTTCGTCTTGAGTATACTCTTTGAGGACAGCGCATTCAAGAGGAGGTCGGTAGCATGTCCCTGTGGCAGGGAGTGCTGGAGAGTGTCGGACAAAATGTACAGGCATGGCTGACGGCGTGCCTGCTTCTGCAACTGTTGTGGGCGCTGGTGCTGGCACTGGTGCTGGTACGGGTGCGCACGCTCAGCAGGCGTCTGCACCGGTTGACAGCAGGCGCGACAGGAGCAAGTTTGGAAAGGGTGTTGATGGACCATCTTGCCCGGGTGGAAGAGGTGGATACCCGTCAGAGACAGGTGGAACAGCGGGTTTCTGCGCTGGAGGGGCGGATACCTCTGTGCGTGCAGCATGTGGGACTGGTGCGTTACGATGCCTTTGAGGATGTCGGGGGGCAGCAGAGTTTTTCGCTGGCGATGCTGGACGCCCAGCAAAACGGTATCATCCTGACGAGCGTTTACAGTCGTTCGGATGTGCGTGTCTACGCCAAGTCCGTGCGGCAGGGGCAACCCTCTCACCCGCTAAGCGAAGAAGAACTGCAGGCATTGCGCAACGCACTCTCTTCCACATGAGAGGTACACGATGACGTCTTCCGAGGATCGCCAGCTGATTGAGCGATGCCGTAGCGGCGACCGCGAAGCCTTTGACGAGCTGGTGCGCCGCTACGAGAGGCAAGCGTACAACCTGGCTTACCGCCTGTCGGGCAACTATGACGATGCCAGCGATGTGGTGGTGGAAGCCTTCGTGCGCGTCTTTCAGGGGTTGCACACCTTTCGCGGCGAAGCCCATTTCGGCACATGGCTACATCGGGTGGTAGTCAACACCTTTCTGGATATGCGCAAGCGGTCGAAGGGACGCCAGAATGTGTCGTTAGAGGAGCAGCTGGAGCTGGACGGCGATACCC harbors:
- a CDS encoding RNA polymerase sigma factor: MTSSEDRQLIERCRSGDREAFDELVRRYERQAYNLAYRLSGNYDDASDVVVEAFVRVFQGLHTFRGEAHFGTWLHRVVVNTFLDMRKRSKGRQNVSLEEQLELDGDTLTRQIEDTAPGPEELVEKEEREEVLQRAIAQLPPERRILIVLYHFENLSYEEIAQMLNLPVGTVKSRLNRARLALREILEPSRELFGR
- the lepB gene encoding S26 family signal peptidase — translated: MQPEPAAKPEQTAKQQRWLRQAVALFVFLIIAFLYHNFFTLSVVRGKSMEPTFHDGQVILVGKGGLLFGALKRGDVVVFTREGQLLVKRVVALPYETAPDGTRVPANHIYVVGDNLEVSEDSRTFGPIPLSSIIGKVLY